Proteins from a single region of Ziziphus jujuba cultivar Dongzao chromosome 1, ASM3175591v1:
- the LOC107403503 gene encoding uncharacterized protein LOC107403503 isoform X3, with translation MVEGDGRLVPATDDEVMEVEDFLIDDKTEVNVTTDTGKTEECISSGGPSCLKLQLESSEGLPDSENKKVDAEQLTSRLEYIEEMLQKVKQEERLRLACGSPDDSSAFMNVDRQCSDPHDKLLFIDVKLQSEIPLQEIVPSSALILNGNHNNEPRSIGECSKPADEPGESRSPASGACASSKPDFSKLKGEICLDNLSIRELHELFKATFGRETTVKDKLWLKRRIAMGLTNSCDVATTTFTIKENKLVKGMEESCKNADGTLTGPSMVEAMDISCKNSPTSHCSQIEDHQIVSGKSVRNNRVEFDGGSDDLQTEQRAAKRVRKPTRRYIEELSEVESRDCSPKVSSSAKNIGSEQTSPKSWVKPIRKVSSNERPVVTRLDSLGGSGVQVPYVSRVRRSRPRKNIMALMFHPSGMGMGMAAKVVKKTLMVHGSQPDSECLDQVLKPRSASEQFQPLLTPEDEKDHQCSVIDTIHLGKNLGLKQSDSSEEASDDNLATVPTAKGGMRRKHHRAWTLVEVMKLVEGVSKCGAGRWSEIKRLAFASYSYRTSVDLKDKWRNLLKASLAQTPPDDGINSRKHASVPIPAPILLRVRELAEMHAQAPPKLGSSRLAGVGGRSVQETRSGYL, from the exons GTTTGCCAGATTCTGAGAATAAAAAAGTTGATGCTGAACAATTAACTTCACGACTAGAG TACATCGAGGAGATGTTGCAAAAGGTCAAACAGGAAGAGAGGCTCCGCTTAGCATGTGGATCTCCTGATGATTCTTCTGCTTTTATGAATGTAGACAGGCAGTGTTCTGATCCACATGATAAATTGCTCTTTATTGATGTGAAGCTCCAATCTGAAATTCCCTTGCAGGAAATTGTTCCTTCTTCAGCATTGATTTTAAATGGAAACCATAATAATGAACCTAGAAGCATTGGGGAGTGCTCAAAACCTGCAGATGAACCAGGGGAAAGTAGATCACCAGCTTCTGGTGCGTGTGCTAGTTCAAAGCCCGATTTTTCAAAGTTAAAGGGAGAAATTTGCTTGGACAACTTATCAATTCGAGAACTTCATGAATTATTTAAAGCAACTTTTGGGCGAGAAACTACTGTCAAAGACAAATTATGGCTTAAGAGAAGGATTGCAATGGGATTGACTAATTCCTGTGATGTTGCGACCACAACATttacaattaaagaaaataaattggttaagGGAATGGAAGAAAGCTGTAAGAATGCTGATGGTACATTGACTGGGCCATCAATGGTTGAAGCAATGGATATCAGCTGTAAGAATTCACCAACTAGCCACTGTAGTCAGATAGAAGATCATCAAATTGTTTCTGGCAAGAGTGTCAGAAATAATAGAGTGGAATTTGATGGTGGTAGTGACGATCTTCAAACTGAACAAAGAGCTGCCAAAAGAGTCAGGAAGCCCACTAGGAGATATATTGAGGAGCTTTCTGAAGTTGAATCTAGAGATTGTAGTCCAAAAGTGTCTAGTTCGGCTAAGAATATTGGATCTGAACAAACATCTCCAAAATCTTGGGTCAAGCCTATTAGAAAGGTGTCTTCAAATGAGAGACCTGTGGTAACCAGGTTAGACTCTCTTGGTGGGTCTGGAGTTCAGGTTCCATATGTTTCTCGGGTGCGAAGAAGCCGTCCTAGGAAAAATATCATGGCTCTTATG TTCCATCCGAGTGGTATGGGAATGGGCATGGCAGCTAAAGTGGTGAAAAAGACCCTTATGGTGCATGGTTCTCAGCCAGATAGTGAATGTTTGGATCAAGTCTTGAAACCCAGATCTGCATCTGAACAGTTTCAGCCACTA TTAACTCCCGAAGATGAGAAAGATCACCAGTGTTCAGTAATTGACACGATTCATCTGGGGAAGAATCTGGGTTTGAAACAGTCAGATTCATCTGAAGAGGCTTCAGATGATAACTTGGCGACTGTTCCCACAGCAAAAGGTGGTATGAGAAGGAAACATCATAGAGCATGGACTCTCGTTGAAGTTATGAAACTAGTTGAGGGTGTATCTAAGTGTGGTGCTGGGAGGTGGTCCGAAATCAAAAGGCTTGCATTCGCATCCTATTCCTACCGCACTTCTGTTGATCTCAAG GACAAGTGGAGGAACCTTCTAAAAGCTAGCTTGGCACAGACCCCTCCTGATGATGGA ATAAATTCTCGGAAACATGCTTCGGTTCCCATTCCGGCCCCAATTTTGTTAAGAGTGAGGGAACTTGCAGAAATGCATGCCCAGGCTCCTCCAAAGCTTGGCTCAAGCAGACTGGCGGGAGTTGGTGGAAGAAGTGTACAAGAAACAAGATCGGGCTACTTGTAA
- the LOC107403449 gene encoding putative pentatricopeptide repeat-containing protein At5g37570 isoform X2, protein MKFMSTKFLSSSSKPNPHYRQPDAINHYLHISKSIGQLKQTHSLLLKTSTNSLHYDHLLARLLRRLVQFPDDNLCYARNLFDQIRDRRNEFLWTSLVRSHVLHGRFRQSISLYAKMHREGISPSGFTFSSVLNACARIPAILEGRQVNVTVVKSGLLGNKVVQTALLDMYAKCGCVRDARDVFDGMVDKDVVVWTAMIYGYTKMGMMDDARWLFDNMGTRNAISWTTMVAGYANKGDMKAAKELYELMTEKNSVLCVAMIAGYGKCGNVEEARMVFDEVPEHDASCWAAMVVCYAQNGYAKEAIETYEKMRKENIAVNEVAIVGALSACIQLGDVEMATKLAKHVDEERTLVVSNALIHMHSTCGNLDQARKEFDRMSYRDVISYTTLIIALADHGKAKEALELFSKMHREEIAPNQVTFIGVLNACSHAGMIEEGCRYFELMIHVFGIEPLNEHYACMVDLLGRAGLVEKAYNLIMENEDAADAKLWGSLLAACKVHGNAELGEIAAMHLFKIEPENTGNYVLLASIYAEMNKWDDAKRVRKMMSERGIRKSPGRSWI, encoded by the exons atgaaattcaTGTCAACCAAATTTCTATCCTCATCATCCAAACCGAATCCACATTACAGACAGCCAGATGCCATCAACCACTACCTCCACATCAGCAAGTCTATTGGCCAACTGAAACAAACCCATTCTCTCTTACTCAAAACCTCAACAAATTCCCTACACTATGATCATCTCTTGGCTCGGTTGCTCAGACGATTAGTGCAATTCCCTGATGACAATCTCTGCTATGCCCGAAACCTGTTCGATCAAATTCGCGACCGCAGAAACGAGTTCCTTTGGACCTCCCTTGTACGCTCCCATGTTCTCCACGGACGTTTCAGACAGTCCATCAGTTTATATGCTAAGATGCACCGGGAAGGCATTTCACCATCTGGGTTTACCTTTTCTTCGGTGCTCAACGCCTGTGCTCGCATACCAGCGATCCTTGAAGGAAGACAAGTCAACGTAACAGTTGTAAAATCAGGTTTGTTGGGAAATAAAGTTGTGCAGACTGCGCTTCTTGATATGTATGCAAAATGCGGATGTGTGAGAGACGCGAGAGATGTCTTTGATGGGATGGTTGATAAAGACGTGGTTGTTTGGACGGCCATGATTTATGGGTATACCAAGATGGGTATGATGGATGATGCTAGGTGGTTGTTTGACAACATGGGGACGAGAAATGCAATTTCTTGGACCACCATGGTTGCTGGGTACGCAAATAAGGGTGACATGAAAGCGGCAAaagaattatatgaattaatgaCAGAAAAAAACTCGGTTTTATGTGTTGCCATGATCGCAGGCTATGGGAAATGTGGGAATGTGGAAGAGGCCCGGATGGTTTTTGATGAAGTACCAGAGCATGATGCATCATGTTGGGCAGCAATGGTGGTTTGCTATGCCCAAAATGGGTATGCAAAAGAAGCCATTGAAACTTACGAGAAAATGAGGAAAGAAAACATAGCAGTCAATGAGGTGGCAATAGTGGGAGCTCTCTCAGCTTGTATACAACTCGGGGATGTTGAAATGGCAACCAAATTAGCAAAGCATGTGGATGAAG AACGAACACTTGTTGTATCCAATGCTCTAATCCACATGCATTCAACATGTGGTAACTTAGACCAAGCAAGAAAAGAATTTGACAGAATGAGTTACAGAGATGTCATATCTTATACAACATTGATAATAGCTCTTGCTGATCATGGAAAGGCAAAGGAGGCACTGGAACTTTTCTCAAAGATGCATAGAGAAGAAATAGCCCCCAACCAGGTTACATTCATTGGCGTCCTCAATGCATGTAGCCATGCTGGAATGATTGAGGAAGGGTGCCGATATTTTGAGCTAATGATTCATGTTTTCGGAATTGAACCGCTAAATGAGCATTATGCTTGCATGGTTGACCTTCTTGGAAGGGCAGGGCTAGTTGAAAAAGCATACAATCTTATAATGGAAAATGAGGATGCTGCTGATGCCAAGTTATGGGGTTCTTTATTGGCAGCTTGTAAGGTTCACGGTAATGCTGAATTGGGTGAAATTGCAGCTATGCATCTTTTTAAGATAGAGCCTGAGAATACAGGGAATTACGTGCTTTTAGCAAGCATATATGCAGAAATGAATAAATGGGATGATGCTAAAAGAGTGAGGAAGATGATGAGTGAAAGAGGTATAAGAAAATCCCCTGGACGTAGCTGGATTTAG
- the LOC107403389 gene encoding protein BIG GRAIN 1-like A: protein MDRWDRSLAAEDHRRRNRRENPSFSSTLLDAIYRSIDEGEGEGEGDSGERDLIFCRETMRKKQSDDSEMVDFRRACMIEKWMEKKVTEKVVVRRNSVHNHDFMLLNSSSSSSDSSGFSSSESESKSRSSSSCSSYGSIMQQRPKPIRTSVSGPELEKYARSYDHNSGQKQKQKNENGFMKTKSKALKIYGDLKKVKQPISPGGRLASFLNSLFTAGNTKKPPKKKIHDDLAASQMKSKSTNTSTCSSASSFSRSCLTKTPSSRGTKRSVRFCPVSVIVDEDCRPCGHKNLHEDIQRQQQQQQQEVVDYNRRRVQEVIARDLLLKSYNHQKKNDNMVVELDMRHVHHNDNVVMYDNENDDDDDDDDDAASYSSSDLFELDNLSAIGIERYSEELPVYETTHFDTNRAIANGLIL from the coding sequence ATGGATAGATGGGATAGATCACTAGCAGCAGAAGATCATCGACGACGAAACCGCAGAGAAAACCCATCTTTCTCTTCCACTCTTCTCGACGCTATTTACCGCTCCATCGACGAAGGTGAAGGTGAAGGTGAAGGTGATTCCGGTGAACGAGACTTGATATTTTGCAGAGAAACCATGAGGAAGAAGCAGAGTGACGATTCAGAAATGGTGGATTTTCGAAGAGCGTGCATGATTGAAAAGTGGATGGAGAAGAAAGTCACCGAGAAAGTCGTCGTCCGTCGGAATTCCGTGCACAATCATGATTTCATGTTGCTCAATTCGAGCTCCAGCTCCTCGGATTCGAGCGGGTTTTCGTCTTCGGAGTCCGAATCCAAATCCAGATCTTCATCATCTTGCTCCTCCTACGGCTCAATCATGCAGCAGAGGCCCAAGCCCATTCGGACCAGCGTTTCGGGCCCGGAATTGGAGAAGTACGCGAGAAGTTACGATCATAATTCCGGTCAGAAACAAAAACAGAAGAACGAGAACGGCTTCATGAAAACGAAATCGAAAGCTTTGAAGATCTACGGAGACTTGAAGAAAGTGAAGCAGCCAATATCTCCAGGTGGTCGATTGGCGAGCTTTTTGAATTCACTTTTCACGGCCGGAAACACAAAGAAACCACCCAAGAAGAAGATTCACGACGATCTGGCCGCTTCTCAAATGAAATCGAAATCCACAAACACCTCGACATGTTCTTCCGCTTCGTCGTTCTCGAGGTCTTGCTTAACCAAAACGCCTTCTTCAAGAGGAACAAAAAGGTCGGTGAGGTTTTGTCCCGTGAGTGTGATAGTAGATGAGGATTGTCGTCCATGTGGGCATAAAAATTTGCATGAAGATATTcaacgacaacaacaacaacaacaacaagaggTCGTTGATTATAATCGTCGTCGAGTTCAAGAAGTAATTGCTAGAGACTTGTTGTTAAAGAGTTATAATCATCAGAAGAAGAACGATAACATGGTGGTTGAGTTGGATATGAGACATGTTCATCATAACGACAATGTGGTGATGTATGATAACGAAAACgacgacgatgatgatgatgatgatgatgcggCGAGTTATTCAAGCTCTGATCTGTTTGAATTGGATAATCTTTCGGCTATTGGGATTGAAAGGTATAGCGAAGAATTGCCTGTGTATGAAACTACCCATTTCGATACTAATCGAGCCATTGCTAATGGTTTGATTTTGTAA
- the LOC107403449 gene encoding putative pentatricopeptide repeat-containing protein At5g37570 isoform X1 yields MKFMSTKFLSSSSKPNPHYRQPDAINHYLHISKSIGQLKQTHSLLLKTSTNSLHYDHLLARLLRRLVQFPDDNLCYARNLFDQIRDRRNEFLWTSLVRSHVLHGRFRQSISLYAKMHREGISPSGFTFSSVLNACARIPAILEGRQVNVTVVKSGLLGNKVVQTALLDMYAKCGCVRDARDVFDGMVDKDVVVWTAMIYGYTKMGMMDDARWLFDNMGTRNAISWTTMVAGYANKGDMKAAKELYELMTEKNSVLCVAMIAGYGKCGNVEEARMVFDEVPEHDASCWAAMVVCYAQNGYAKEAIETYEKMRKENIAVNEVAIVGALSACIQLGDVEMATKLAKHVDEGCCERTLVVSNALIHMHSTCGNLDQARKEFDRMSYRDVISYTTLIIALADHGKAKEALELFSKMHREEIAPNQVTFIGVLNACSHAGMIEEGCRYFELMIHVFGIEPLNEHYACMVDLLGRAGLVEKAYNLIMENEDAADAKLWGSLLAACKVHGNAELGEIAAMHLFKIEPENTGNYVLLASIYAEMNKWDDAKRVRKMMSERGIRKSPGRSWI; encoded by the exons atgaaattcaTGTCAACCAAATTTCTATCCTCATCATCCAAACCGAATCCACATTACAGACAGCCAGATGCCATCAACCACTACCTCCACATCAGCAAGTCTATTGGCCAACTGAAACAAACCCATTCTCTCTTACTCAAAACCTCAACAAATTCCCTACACTATGATCATCTCTTGGCTCGGTTGCTCAGACGATTAGTGCAATTCCCTGATGACAATCTCTGCTATGCCCGAAACCTGTTCGATCAAATTCGCGACCGCAGAAACGAGTTCCTTTGGACCTCCCTTGTACGCTCCCATGTTCTCCACGGACGTTTCAGACAGTCCATCAGTTTATATGCTAAGATGCACCGGGAAGGCATTTCACCATCTGGGTTTACCTTTTCTTCGGTGCTCAACGCCTGTGCTCGCATACCAGCGATCCTTGAAGGAAGACAAGTCAACGTAACAGTTGTAAAATCAGGTTTGTTGGGAAATAAAGTTGTGCAGACTGCGCTTCTTGATATGTATGCAAAATGCGGATGTGTGAGAGACGCGAGAGATGTCTTTGATGGGATGGTTGATAAAGACGTGGTTGTTTGGACGGCCATGATTTATGGGTATACCAAGATGGGTATGATGGATGATGCTAGGTGGTTGTTTGACAACATGGGGACGAGAAATGCAATTTCTTGGACCACCATGGTTGCTGGGTACGCAAATAAGGGTGACATGAAAGCGGCAAaagaattatatgaattaatgaCAGAAAAAAACTCGGTTTTATGTGTTGCCATGATCGCAGGCTATGGGAAATGTGGGAATGTGGAAGAGGCCCGGATGGTTTTTGATGAAGTACCAGAGCATGATGCATCATGTTGGGCAGCAATGGTGGTTTGCTATGCCCAAAATGGGTATGCAAAAGAAGCCATTGAAACTTACGAGAAAATGAGGAAAGAAAACATAGCAGTCAATGAGGTGGCAATAGTGGGAGCTCTCTCAGCTTGTATACAACTCGGGGATGTTGAAATGGCAACCAAATTAGCAAAGCATGTGGATGAAGGTTGCTGTG AACGAACACTTGTTGTATCCAATGCTCTAATCCACATGCATTCAACATGTGGTAACTTAGACCAAGCAAGAAAAGAATTTGACAGAATGAGTTACAGAGATGTCATATCTTATACAACATTGATAATAGCTCTTGCTGATCATGGAAAGGCAAAGGAGGCACTGGAACTTTTCTCAAAGATGCATAGAGAAGAAATAGCCCCCAACCAGGTTACATTCATTGGCGTCCTCAATGCATGTAGCCATGCTGGAATGATTGAGGAAGGGTGCCGATATTTTGAGCTAATGATTCATGTTTTCGGAATTGAACCGCTAAATGAGCATTATGCTTGCATGGTTGACCTTCTTGGAAGGGCAGGGCTAGTTGAAAAAGCATACAATCTTATAATGGAAAATGAGGATGCTGCTGATGCCAAGTTATGGGGTTCTTTATTGGCAGCTTGTAAGGTTCACGGTAATGCTGAATTGGGTGAAATTGCAGCTATGCATCTTTTTAAGATAGAGCCTGAGAATACAGGGAATTACGTGCTTTTAGCAAGCATATATGCAGAAATGAATAAATGGGATGATGCTAAAAGAGTGAGGAAGATGATGAGTGAAAGAGGTATAAGAAAATCCCCTGGACGTAGCTGGATTTAG
- the LOC107403430 gene encoding developmentally-regulated G-protein 2, with the protein MGIIEKIKEIEAEMARTQKNKATEYHLGQLKAKIAKLRTQLLEPPKGSSGGGDGFEVTKYGHGRVALIGFPSVGKSTLLTMLTGTHSEAASYEFTTLTCIPGIIHYNDTKIQLLDLPGIIEGASEGKGRGRQVIAVSKSSDIVLMVLDASKSEGHRQILTRELEAVGLRLNKRPPQIYFKKKKTGGISFNSTIPLTHVDEKLCYQILHEYKIHNAEVLFREDATVDDLIDVIEGNRKYMKCIYVYNKIDVIGIDDVDKLARQPTSVVISCNLKLNLDRLLAKMWEEMGLVRVYTKPQGQQPDFTDPVVLSADRGGCTVEDFCNHIHRSLVKDVKYVLVWGTSARHYPQHCGLGHLLHDEDVVQVVKKKEREEGGRGRFKSHSNAPARISDREKKAPLKT; encoded by the exons ATGGGGATTATAGAAAAGATCAAAGaaattgaggccgagatggctCGGACTCAGAAAAACAAAGCCACAG agtatCATCTTGGTCAGCTCAAGGCAAAGATAGCAAAGCTGAGGACTCAGTTATTGGAGCCTCCAAAA GGTTCAAGTGGAGGTGGAGACGGTTTTGAAGTAACAAAATATGGCCACGGACGTGTTGCATTAATAGGATTTCCAAG TGTCGGGAAATCCACGCTTTTGACAATGTTAACGGGCACTCATTCAGAAGCTGCATCTTATGAGTTCACAACTCTTACTTGCATTCCTGGGATTATACACTACAACGATACAAAAATTCAACTGCTTGATCTTCCTGGGATTATTGAAGGTGCTTCTGAAGGCAAGGGACGCGGGAGGCAG GTTATTGCTGTTTCCAAGTCTTCTGACATTGTTTTGATGGTTCTTGATGCCTCAAAA AGTGAGGGTCATCGGCAAATATTGACGAGGGAGCTGGAAGCTGTGGGCTTGCGCCTAAACAAAAGACCACCTCAA ATatacttcaaaaagaaaaaaactgggGGTATTTCGTTCAACAGCACTATTCCTTTAACTCATGTGGATGAAAAACTCTGTTATCAAATTCTACATGAATACAAAATTCACAATGCAGAG GTGTTATTTCGTGAGGATGCTACAGTAGATGATCTTATTGATGTCATTGAGGGAAACCGTAAATACATGAagtgtatatatgtgtacaaCAAGATAGATGTTATTGGTATTGATGATGTGGATAAATTGGCTCGGCAACCTACTTCCGTTGTCATTAGCTGTAACCTGAAG CTGAATTTAGATAGATTGCTTGCAAAGATGTGGGAGGAAATGGGGCTTGTTAGAGTTTATACCAAGCCACAAGGCCAGCAACCTGATTTCACTGATCCTGTAGTTCTATCTGCT GACAGAGGAGGCTGCACGGTTGAGGATTTCTGTAACCACATACACAGGAGTTTAGTGAAGGATGTCAAGTACGTGCTAGTGTGGGGTACAAGTGCTCGGCACTACCCTCAGCATTGTGGCCTTGGTCATCTTCTTCATGATGAGGATGTGGTTCAGGTTGTtaagaaaaag GAAAGGGAAGAGGGAGGAAGGGGTCGATTCAAGTCTCATTCAAATGCTCCTGCTCGAATATCTGACAGAGAGAAGAAGGCTCCATTGAAGACATAA